The proteins below are encoded in one region of Penicillium psychrofluorescens genome assembly, chromosome: 4:
- a CDS encoding uncharacterized protein (ID:PFLUO_006537-T1.cds;~source:funannotate) → MSQAEVTGTESIDEQEHARDADDKKPKSRRPANTAFRQQRLKAWQPILTPKSVLPLFFIVGVLFAPIGGVLIWASSQVQEISLDYSDCIKLAPDVSSGNVSKGEYAYLSDNLVSSTFRAKSPQKQKPYWSKTCDSPNSCTCHLFFEIPNELPTPVYMYYRLTNFYQNHRRYVQSLELDQLKGTAVPNSTISGGTCSPLDIDPVTKKAYYPCGLIANSQFNDTIGNPKNLNLNSYYNMSKNGIAWASDKELIKKTQYQPDEVVPPPNWEPRYPNGYTASNMPDLHTNEDFLVWMRTAGLPAFSKLSRRNDDAPMPQGQYQLDIVDNFPVTEYDGTKSILISTRTVMGGKNPSMGIAYVVIGGACVLLGVLFTIAHLVRPRKLGDHTYLTWESNQPSTAVATGRDDRFGPNAI, encoded by the exons ATGTCCCAGGCTGAGGTGACAGGCACCGAATCCATCGACGAGCAGGAACATGCTCGAGATGCGGACGACAAGAAGCCCAAGTCCCGCAGACCCGCCA ATACTGCATTTCGGCAGCAGCGGTTGAAAGCATGGCA GCCGATCCTGACCCCCAAAAGCGTGCTTCCTCTGTTTTTCATCGTTGGTGTCTTGTTCGCCCCGATCGGCGGGGTTCTCATATGGGCGAGCTCACAA GTCCAAGAGATCAGCCTCGATTACAGCGACTGCATAAAACTAGCGCCCGACGTTAGCAGCGGTAATGTTTCCAAAGGGGAATACGCGTACTTGAGTGACAACTTGGTTTCATCGACTTTCCGGGCAAAGTCTCCacagaagcagaagccgTATTGGAGCAAAACCTGCGACTCGCCGAATTCGTGTACTTGCCACCTTTTTTTTGAGATTCCCAACGAACTTCCGACACCGGTGTACATGTACTACCGGCTCACAAATTTTTACCAGAATCATCGCCGATACGTTCAGTCGCTAGAGTTGGATCAACTGAAGGGCACGGCGGTCCCGAATTCCACCATATCCGGAGGCACCTGCTCTCCTCTCGACATCGATCCCGTTACGAAGAAGGCTTACTATCCCTGTGGGCTCATTGCCAACTCCCAATTCAATGACACCATCGGCAACCCCAAGAATCTAAATTTAAACTCATACTACAACATGAGCAAGAACGGAATTGCCTGGGCAAGTGACAAAGAGCTCATCAAGAAGACCCAATACCAGCCAGACGAGGTGGTCCCGCCGCCCAACTGGGAGCCCAGGTATCCTAACGGATATACTGCGTCTAACATGCCCGACCTTCATACCAACGAAGACTTTTTGGTTTGGATGAGAACCGCTGGCTTGCCGGCCTTCAGCAAACTCTCTCGTCGAAATGACGATGCACCCATGCCGCAAGGCCAGTACCAGCTGGATATCGTGGATA ATTTCCCAGTGACCGAGTACGACGGAACAAAGTCAATTTTGATCTCTACCCGTACTGTCATGGGTGGCAAGAATCCTTCTATGGGGATTGCCTATGTGGTCATTGGCGGTGCCTGCGTGCTCCTCGGGGTGTTGTTCACGATTGCGCACTTGGTCCGACCCAG GAAATTGGGTGACCATACCTATCTCACTTGGGAGTCGAATCAACCGAGCACCGCAGTCGCCACaggccgagatgatcgatTTGGGCCTAATGCCATTTGA
- a CDS encoding uncharacterized protein (ID:PFLUO_006536-T1.cds;~source:funannotate), whose amino-acid sequence MKAKFNKSGILKARASRIYNFIYNFVRKDETRFKLFMCYYACDPRDGPEYKFHGDEEDTLTQASRSL is encoded by the coding sequence ATGAAGGCCAAATTCAACAAGTCCGGTATCTTGAAGGCCCGAGCCTCGCGCATCTACAACTTCATCTACAACTTTGTACGCAAGGACGAGACACGCTTCAAACTTTTCATGTGTTATTACGCCTGCGACCCTAGAGATGGTCCAGAGTATAAGTTTCacggcgacgaggaagataCACTCACCCAGGCCTCACGATCATTGTAG